The stretch of DNA GTGCGGACACGCACCCGGTCCCCCAGCAGCGCGGGCTTGTGGTACGTGATGACATGCTGCCGCGCGACGGGGACGGCTCCCAGCGCGACCAGCGCGTCGGTGCCCATGCCCTCGCGCAGCGCGTGGGCACGGGCCACCCGCTCGCACCACGCGAGGTAGACGGTGTTGTTGACGTGGTTGAGGTCGTCGAGGTCGTCCGGCTCCACGGTGAGGGTCAGCTCGTGCCTGCGCCGGGCGGGCAACTCGGCCCACAGCACGTCGGCGTCGGGAATGGTGAGCTTCAAGCCTGCGCCTCCTCCCACAGCCGGTTCACGGCCCGCGCCCCCTCGATGTCCGCCATCGTGACGCCGCCCGCGTCGTGGGTGAAATAGCGCACCCGCAGCCGCGCGTAATGGAGGTGGAGGTCGGGGTGGTGCCCGGCTTCCTCGGCCATCTGGGCGATCCGCAGGGTGAAGTCCACGCCGTCCATATAGCTCCCGAACTTGAAGTCCCGGTAAAGCTGGCCGTCGTTGCCCCACCAGCCTTCGGGTTTGAGGTCCTGCACGTCGCCGTCACTGAGTTTGCGGCTGGCGTCGTGCGCCATGCGGGGGTCGTAGGGGTGGTAGCTCATGCGGCCCATGCTAGGGCGCCCACGTTCACCGCGCGGCCGGGCGGGACGCGGTGCACTCCCCCGCCGGGGGAGGTGTGACATTTTGCGCATCTTGAAGTAGCCTTTAGCCCTCATCAGGTTGCGGTCAGAAAGGGAGGAAGCTATGCGCATGCTGCTACTCAAGCTGCTGGGGCGTCGTCGCCCGTCTCTGCGGAGTCGGCCGCTGGCGGCTCCGGTCATCACGGAATTCGACCTCTTGCGGGCGCTGGGATGTGACGAGTAGAGGGCCGTCAGATCGGCTTGCGGGCCGGGCTGGGTGGGGGTACGGTGAGGGCGTTATGAAAAAACTTTCCATGCTGGCCCTGGCCTCCGCTGGTCTCCTGCTCGCCGCCTGTGACCGCACCCCGCCGCCCAGCAACCTGAACTCTCTGTCCGGCACCGTGGTAGAGGGGAATTTCGTGGAGACGACGACCTCCCTTCGCCTCGCGACGGGTGCCTGGACGGGCGGGGCGGGCAGCGTGCGGGGGTACCTTGTCGGTGAGGACGGCGTGGCCGGACAGCCTGCGGCGACGGGCACGCTCGGGGCGGACGGCAAGTTCGCCCTGACGCTGCCCACGCCCACGGCGGCGCAACTCACGGCGCTGGACACGGACCTTTTCGGTGCCCTGCCGGAGGACTACGACTTCGCGCAAGACTGCGTACCGCAGGTCACGGCCAGCGACCAGTCGGTCCGCAGCACCACGATGGTGGTGGAAGTTGACGCGAACAAGGACGGCCCCGTCTTGCCCATCGCCCTGTCCTTGGACGCGACGCCCGGTCAGGGCAAAGCCAACCTCAGCCTCGGCGGGCTGATGTACGTCGACCGCAGCGTCACGCTCAAGGGCACCCGCACCTGCACCGCGCAGGGCGAGCGCCTCACCGTTCAGGTCGACCTGAGGCTGGGCAAGGGTTGGAACAAGGTGCAGTTCGCCGTCACGGGCGACGAGGCGACCGGAGCTTACGCTGTTAGTGCTGTCTCGGGCGGCTTCTCGTCGGACAACTGGGTTTACCTGAACGAGGATCTGTCCGGGCTGAGCGTGGGGTCCAAGCTTCCCAAGCCCGCCTTCCTGGGCCGCTAACCCCCCCACCTCCGGGAGTCGCCCCCACACGGGGCGGCTTTCCTTTTTCCCACTCCCAAACGCGACTTCCATTCCGCTGAGAACAGAATGGGCTGCGCTATGCTCGGCGCGTGCCGGGAGCTGCTGCCCAACATGTGCTCAAAGGAACCGGGTCGGGAGTGCTGCCGCCGATGCTGGAGCAGTACGTCGCCCTGCGGGACCTTCACCCCGAGTTCCTGCTGCTGTTTCAGTGCGGGGACTTCTACGAGACCTTCGGCGAAGACGCCGAGCGCCTCTCGCGGCTCTTGGGCATCGCCCTGACCCACAAGAGCAGCAAGGACTTCTCCACTCCGATGGCGGGCGTGCCCATCCGGACGCTGGACAGCAACGTCGAACGCCTGCTCGCGGCGGGCGTGCGGGTGGCCGTCGCCGACCAGATCGAGGAACCCGGCTCGGGACTGGTGGACCGCAAGGTCACCCAACTGCTCACGCCGGGCACCGTCACCGAGGAGCGGCACCTCACCGCCGACGAGAACTACCTCGGCGCGGTGGCGACCGGGGACGGGTACGCGCTCGCGCTGCTGGACCTCTCCACCGGGGAGTTCCGCTGCGCCGCCTTCCACACCCGCACCGCCCTCTACGACGAACTCGCCCGCCACCGCGCCCGCGAGGTGCTGCTGGCCCCGGAGCTGTCGGGCAACGCGGCGCTGCTGGCCGATTTCCAGACCCGCTTCCCGGTGATGCTCTCCCCTGCGAACTTTGCAGAGGACGCCGCCCGCGACGAGCTGAGGGCCGTGCTGGGCGAGGTGCCGGGGTCGCTGGGGAGCGCGGCGCTGGTGCGGGCCTGCGGGGCGGTGCTGGGCTATGCCCGCGAGGTGCTGCAAGGGCGGCTGGAGATGGTGCGCCGGGTGGTGCGCTACGAGCCGGGCGCCCATATGCGCCTCACCGACGCGGCGGCGCGGGCGCTGGAGATCTTCCACGCGCAGTCCCCGCAGGGGGTCACCCTGACCGACGTGCTGGCCGAGACGCGCACGGCGGGCGGGCGGCGGCGGCTGCGGGCGTGGCTGCGGGCGCCCCTGCTGGACGAACTCAGCATCCGCTCGCGGCTGGACGCGGTGGAATCGCTGACCCGTGCCCCCGACCTGCGCGGCGGCGTGCGGGCGCTGCTGTACCGGGCGCACGACCTCGAGCGTCTCTCCGCCCGCGTCGCCACCCGCCGGGCCACCCCCCGCGAGGTGGCCTCGCTGGCCCGCACGCTGGAGCTGCTGCCCGAGGCCACCCGGCTCCTGAACGAGCAGGACGGCCTGCTGGGCAGCTTGCAAGCGCGGCTGGGCGGTCTGCCCGACGTGGTGACCCTCATCCGCGCCGCGCTGGTGGACGACCCCCCCATCCGCGCGGGCGAGGGCGGCTTGATCCGCGACGGCTTCCACGCCGAACTCGACGGCCTGCGCTCGGAGGCGCTGGGGCACCGGGCGTGGCTGGCCGAGCTGGAGACCACCGAGCGCGTCCGCACCGGCATCGGCAGCCTGAAGGTGGGCTTCAACAACGTCTTCGGGTACTACCTGGAGGTCAGCGGCGCGAACCTGAGCAAGGTGCCCGCCGACTACCGCCAGATCGCCACCCTGAAAGACCGCGCCCGCTTCACGAGGCCCGACCTACGCGAGCGCGAGCGCGAGATCGCCCGGCTGGAGGCGGCGGCCGGGCGGCTGGAGCTGGAGGTCTTCACCGGGCTGCGCGACGGCCTCGCCACGCACGCCGAGGCGCTGGCGGAGGCGGCGGGGGCGCTGGCCGAACTCGACGTGCTCGCGGCCCTGGCCGAGATCGCGGTGGAATGCGGCTGGGTGCGGCCCCAGACTTCCGGGGGGGCGGCGCGGCTCTCTCAGGCACGGCACCCGGTCGTGGAGCGGGCGACGGGTGGGCGCTTCGTGCCCAACGACGCAGAACTGGGAGGAACGCGCCACACCCTGCTCCTCACCGGGCCGAACATGGCGGGCAAGAGCACCTACCTCCGCACAGTGGCCCTCTGTGCGCTCCTGCATCAGGTCGGCTCCTTCGTGCCCGCCGACCACGCCGAGTTGCCCGTCTACGACGCGATTCATACCCGCATCGGGGCCTCGGACGACCTCGCGGGAGGCCGCAGCACCTTCATGGTGGAGATGAGCGAACTCGCCACCATCCTGCATGGGGCCACCCACCGCAGCCTCGTCATTCTGGACGAGGTGGGGCGCGGGACCTCCACGCTGGACGGTCTCGCCATCGCGCAGGCGGCGCTGGAGCACCTGCACGCGACCGGGGCGCACACCCTCTTTGCCACCCACTACTTCGAGCTGACCCGGTTGGAGGCCGACCTGCCGGGCCTGGTCAACCTCCACGTTGCCGCCGAGGAGGACGAGGGCAATGGCCTGACCTTCTACCATCAGGTCATTCCCGGTGCGGCTCGCCAGAGTTACGGGGTGGAGGTCGCCCGTCTCGCCGGGCTGCCCGCGCCCGTCACCACCCGTGCCGCCCGGCTGCTGACCGCCCTGAACAGCGGTGGGGACGACCGCAAGCTGACCCGCGAACTCGCCGCCCTGGACCTGGGCCGCCTGACGCCGATGGCGGCGCTGGAGCTGCTGCACCGCTGGCAGGGTGAGCTGCGCGGCAGTGGAGAGGACTAGGCCATGACCATTCACCTGCTCCCCCCCCACGTCGCCCGGCTGATCGCCGCCGGGGAGGTCGTGTCGCGGCCCCTTGACGTGGTGCGCGAACTCGTGGACAACGCCCTGGACGCGGGCGCGAGCCGCATCGAGATCGAGGTGGAGGGGGGTGGCCTCGGCCTGATCCGGGTGCGCGACAACGGGGGCGGCATCCCCGCCGATTCGGTGGCACTGGCCCCCGCCCGGCACGCGACGAGCAAGCTGGCGCCCGAAGCGGGCGCGGTGGAGCGGGTGACCACCCTGGGCTTCCGGGGCGAGGCGCTGTGGGCGGCGGCGCAGGCGGGCGACCTGCATCTGGTGACCCGCCCGGCGGCGCAGGTGGGCGCGGCGGAGGTCACGGCCTCGGGCGACGACGTGACGGTGCGCCGCACCTCCGCCCCGGCGGGGACGACGGTGACGGTGCGGAGCCTCTTTGCCCGCCTGCCCGCCCGCCTCCGCACCCAGGCCCCCGCCGCCGCCGAGGTGCGCGACATCACCGCGCTGGTGGGGCGCTACGTGCTGCACCATCCGGGCCTGCACTGGCGGCTGACTGTGGACGGCGAGGCCCGGCTGACCCATGCCCCCGCCGACCACCGGGGCGCGGTGGCGAGCGTGTACGGACCGCTGAGCGCCAACCGCGTGCTGATGGTCGAAACGGACGGCGTGCGCGGCGTCGTCTCCCGCCCCGAACTCACCCGCGCCCGGCGCGACCGGATGCACTTCAGCGTGAACGGGCGGCCCGTGCTCGCGCCGCCGGAGCTGGAGCGGGCCGTGATCGACGGCTTCGCGGAGTTGCTGCCCTCCGGGGTGGCCCCGCTGTGCGTGCTGGACCTGACCGTCCCCCCCGAGGACCACAACCCCAACGTGCACCCGGCCAAGCAGGTCGTCGCGCTGGCCGACCTCCCCGGCGTGGCGGCGCGGGTGCGGGCGGCGGTGACGGGGGCGCTGGCGGCGCATCCGCTGGTGCGGGCGGCCCCGGCGCCCCTCGCTCCCCCCGAGCCGTCCGCCACGCCCGCCGCGAGCGGCAACTTTCCCCGCCTCACCCTCCTGGGCGTCTATCAGGAGCTGTACCTTCTCGCGCAGGGGGAGGGCGACCTGTGGGTCGTGGACGCGCACGCGGCGCACGAGCGGTCGCTCTACGAGCACTTCACGCGGGCGCTGGGGGCGCAGCCGCCCGTCGAACTCCCCGAACCCGAGCTGCTGCACCTTACCCCCGAACAGGTCGCCCGCCTGCACGAGCGCGGCGCCGAGCTGCGCGGCTGGGGCCTCACGCTGGAGGACTTCGGCGCGGGGCTGGCGCGGCTGCGGACGCTGCCTGCCGTCCTCGCCGCGCTCCCGGTGCCCCGGCTGCACGAGCAGATCGTGGAGGCGGCCCTGGGGGACGGTCCCGATCCCCGCCGCGAGGTGCTCGCCCGCCTCGCCTGCGCCCCCGCGCTGAAGGCCGGGATGCTGGACGCGGGGAGGGGAGAGGCGGTGCTCTCGGCCCTGTCCGGCTGCGAGCAGCCCTGGTCGTGCCCCCACGGGCGGCCCACGGTGCTGCGCCTGCCCGAGCGCGACCTCGCCCACGCCTTCGGGCGCCGGGGAGTGCGCGACGTGGCGCGGGGGCGGGACGAGGTGCCGGGAGCGTCCCCGAGGCTGCCCGGCCGCTGACCCCGGAAGCCCGCGCCGGGTCATGATGGGAGAGGGTGACCGGACATGATCGAGGCCGCTTTGCTGGGTCCGCCGGAACTGCGGTGCGGAGGACGGGCCGTCCCGCTGCCGACGCGCAAGGCCCTCGCGCTGGTGGCCTACCTCGCCCTGGAGGGCCGCACGTCCCGCGCCGTGCTCGCCGAGCTGCTGTGGCCCGACGCGGGAGGCGGGCAGGCGCGTGGGCACCTGCGCCGCGAACTGCACCGCCTGCGCCAGACCCCGCTGGGCACCCTGCTCGCGGCGGTCGCGGGGGACGTGGCGCTGGGGCCGGGCCTGACCTGTGACGTGTCCACCTTCCGGGCACAGGCGGAGGCCGGACGCCTGGACGAGGCGCTGGCCCTGTGGCGGGGCGAGCCCCTGGCCGGATTCGGGCTGCCGGGAGCGCCCGCCTTCGAGGAGTGGCTGGGTGGGCAGCGCGAGCGGCTGGCCGGGCTCCGCCAGGACCTCCTGCGCCGCCGGGCCGAGGCACTGGAGGCGGCGGGTGAGCTGCGTCCGGCGCTCGCCCAGCGCCTGGAGCTGCTGCGGGCCGACGAACTCACCGAGGCCCACCACCGCGAGGTCATGCGGCTGCACGCGCTGCTGGGCGAGCGGGCGGCCGCGCTGCGGCAGTTTGAGCGCCTCAGGCAGGTGCTCGCCGACGAACTCGGCCTCGCCCCCCTGCCCGAGACCCTGCGGCTGGCGCGTGAGATCGGGCGGCGCACGGTCCCGCGCCCGGTGCCGCCCGGTCCTCCTCCCCTCCACCCACCCGCGCTGGTGGGCCGGGAGCGCGAGTGGGCACAGATGGAGGCGGCCTGGGCCGCCGGGCAGCCGATCTACATCACGGGCGAGCCGGGGGTCGGCAAGACCCGGCTGATGCTCGATTTCGCGGCGTCGAAGGGGGCCTGCGAGCCCAACGACGGGCGGCCGGGCGACGCGGGCCTGCCCTACGCCTCGCTGGCGCGGGGGCTGCGCGGCCTGCTGGAGCGGCAGCCCGAGTTGCGCGGACAGTTGCCCGCCTGGGTGCGGCAGGAACTCTCCCGGCTGCTGCCCGAACTCGGGGACGCCCGCCCCCCGCCCCTGCGGGTTCCGGAGGACCGGCGGCGGCTGCTGGACGCCGGGCTGGTGCTGCTGGGTCTGGGCACCCGCGACCGCCTCGCGCTCACCACCGACGACCTGCATCTCTTCGACCCCCTGAGTTTCGAGGCGGGCGCGTACTTCACGGGCAGCCCAGCCCTGCCGCTGCGGGTGCTCGTGACCTTTCGCCGTGACGAACTGCCGCCCGTCGCGTGGCAGGCGGTCCGGGAGCAGGTGGACGCTGGGCGGGCACTGCTGCTGGAACTGGAGCCGCTGTCTGTGGAAGCACTTGCCGAACTGCTGGAGGAACTGGACCTCCCCACGCCCCCGGCCGGGGACCTGGCGGGGGCGCTGCACCGCTACACCGGCGGCAACCCGCTGTTCGTGCTCGAAACGGTGCGCCACCTGCTCGGCACGGGGGAACTCGCGCGGGGGCTTCCGGAACATCTGCCCCCACCGGGCCGGGTGCGGCCGATCATTGCCCGCCGCCTGGAACATCTGCCGCAGGGGGCTGCGCGGCTCGCGCAGGTCGCGGCGGTCGCGGGCGAGGATTTCAGCCTGGACCTCGCGGGCCGGGTGTTGGGCACCGATCCACTGGACCTCGCGCCGGTCCTGGGGCGGCTGGAGCAAGATGGCCTGCTGCGCGGCGAGCGCTTCGCGCACGACCTGCTGCGCGACGGCGTGCTCGCCTCCCTGCCCGGACCCGTCCGTCACCTGCTGCACGCCCGCGTGCTCGCCGCGCTGGGAGAAGGAGCGCGGGTTGCCGTGCGTGCCCGGCACGCGGTCGCGGCGGGCGTGCCGCAGGCCCACCCCCTCAGCCTCGCGGCGGCGGCCGAGGCCACGCACCTCCTCGCCCCCCAGGAGGCGCTGGGGCACCTGGGTCAGGCGCTGAGCTTTGCCCCCACCGACCGCGACGCCTTCGACATTTACTGGGCTCGCCTCCCCCTGTGGCTCGCGGTGGGGGACCGGGTGGGCTGGACGCAGGACCTGGCCGCCCTGGACGCCCTGGCGGTCCGGCTGGACGACCCTGAGCTGGCCCGGCGGGTGGCCCTGGCCGGAGCGGGAACGCAGCCTGCGGACCTGCCCTGAGCCGCCCGCCCTTGCCACGCTGTTG from Deinococcus sp. HSC-46F16 encodes:
- a CDS encoding BTAD domain-containing putative transcriptional regulator translates to MIEAALLGPPELRCGGRAVPLPTRKALALVAYLALEGRTSRAVLAELLWPDAGGGQARGHLRRELHRLRQTPLGTLLAAVAGDVALGPGLTCDVSTFRAQAEAGRLDEALALWRGEPLAGFGLPGAPAFEEWLGGQRERLAGLRQDLLRRRAEALEAAGELRPALAQRLELLRADELTEAHHREVMRLHALLGERAAALRQFERLRQVLADELGLAPLPETLRLAREIGRRTVPRPVPPGPPPLHPPALVGREREWAQMEAAWAAGQPIYITGEPGVGKTRLMLDFAASKGACEPNDGRPGDAGLPYASLARGLRGLLERQPELRGQLPAWVRQELSRLLPELGDARPPPLRVPEDRRRLLDAGLVLLGLGTRDRLALTTDDLHLFDPLSFEAGAYFTGSPALPLRVLVTFRRDELPPVAWQAVREQVDAGRALLLELEPLSVEALAELLEELDLPTPPAGDLAGALHRYTGGNPLFVLETVRHLLGTGELARGLPEHLPPPGRVRPIIARRLEHLPQGAARLAQVAAVAGEDFSLDLAGRVLGTDPLDLAPVLGRLEQDGLLRGERFAHDLLRDGVLASLPGPVRHLLHARVLAALGEGARVAVRARHAVAAGVPQAHPLSLAAAAEATHLLAPQEALGHLGQALSFAPTDRDAFDIYWARLPLWLAVGDRVGWTQDLAALDALAVRLDDPELARRVALAGAGTQPADLP
- the mutS gene encoding DNA mismatch repair protein MutS, coding for MLEQYVALRDLHPEFLLLFQCGDFYETFGEDAERLSRLLGIALTHKSSKDFSTPMAGVPIRTLDSNVERLLAAGVRVAVADQIEEPGSGLVDRKVTQLLTPGTVTEERHLTADENYLGAVATGDGYALALLDLSTGEFRCAAFHTRTALYDELARHRAREVLLAPELSGNAALLADFQTRFPVMLSPANFAEDAARDELRAVLGEVPGSLGSAALVRACGAVLGYAREVLQGRLEMVRRVVRYEPGAHMRLTDAAARALEIFHAQSPQGVTLTDVLAETRTAGGRRRLRAWLRAPLLDELSIRSRLDAVESLTRAPDLRGGVRALLYRAHDLERLSARVATRRATPREVASLARTLELLPEATRLLNEQDGLLGSLQARLGGLPDVVTLIRAALVDDPPIRAGEGGLIRDGFHAELDGLRSEALGHRAWLAELETTERVRTGIGSLKVGFNNVFGYYLEVSGANLSKVPADYRQIATLKDRARFTRPDLREREREIARLEAAAGRLELEVFTGLRDGLATHAEALAEAAGALAELDVLAALAEIAVECGWVRPQTSGGAARLSQARHPVVERATGGRFVPNDAELGGTRHTLLLTGPNMAGKSTYLRTVALCALLHQVGSFVPADHAELPVYDAIHTRIGASDDLAGGRSTFMVEMSELATILHGATHRSLVILDEVGRGTSTLDGLAIAQAALEHLHATGAHTLFATHYFELTRLEADLPGLVNLHVAAEEDEGNGLTFYHQVIPGAARQSYGVEVARLAGLPAPVTTRAARLLTALNSGGDDRKLTRELAALDLGRLTPMAALELLHRWQGELRGSGED
- a CDS encoding 4a-hydroxytetrahydrobiopterin dehydratase, translating into MSYHPYDPRMAHDASRKLSDGDVQDLKPEGWWGNDGQLYRDFKFGSYMDGVDFTLRIAQMAEEAGHHPDLHLHYARLRVRYFTHDAGGVTMADIEGARAVNRLWEEAQA
- the mutL gene encoding DNA mismatch repair endonuclease MutL — protein: MTIHLLPPHVARLIAAGEVVSRPLDVVRELVDNALDAGASRIEIEVEGGGLGLIRVRDNGGGIPADSVALAPARHATSKLAPEAGAVERVTTLGFRGEALWAAAQAGDLHLVTRPAAQVGAAEVTASGDDVTVRRTSAPAGTTVTVRSLFARLPARLRTQAPAAAEVRDITALVGRYVLHHPGLHWRLTVDGEARLTHAPADHRGAVASVYGPLSANRVLMVETDGVRGVVSRPELTRARRDRMHFSVNGRPVLAPPELERAVIDGFAELLPSGVAPLCVLDLTVPPEDHNPNVHPAKQVVALADLPGVAARVRAAVTGALAAHPLVRAAPAPLAPPEPSATPAASGNFPRLTLLGVYQELYLLAQGEGDLWVVDAHAAHERSLYEHFTRALGAQPPVELPEPELLHLTPEQVARLHERGAELRGWGLTLEDFGAGLARLRTLPAVLAALPVPRLHEQIVEAALGDGPDPRREVLARLACAPALKAGMLDAGRGEAVLSALSGCEQPWSCPHGRPTVLRLPERDLAHAFGRRGVRDVARGRDEVPGASPRLPGR
- a CDS encoding thioesterase family protein, with amino-acid sequence MKLTIPDADVLWAELPARRRHELTLTVEPDDLDDLNHVNNTVYLAWCERVARAHALREGMGTDALVALGAVPVARQHVITYHKPALLGDRVRVRTALTQHAGVRSVRAYTLDRATEDGSDGERLAECQTEWVWVDPVSGRPKRAPREVLEAFGF